A part of Numenius arquata chromosome 16, bNumArq3.hap1.1, whole genome shotgun sequence genomic DNA contains:
- the TESC gene encoding calcineurin B homologous protein 3 isoform X1, giving the protein MGSAHSVPAEMRELADRTGFTSEQIEHLHRRFKQLSRDQLTIRKENFDSIPDLEFNPIRGKIVHAFFDKRNLRPESDGLADEINFEDFLTIMSYFRPIEMNMDEEQLDRFRKEKLKFLFHMYDSDHDGKITLQEYRNVVEELLSGNPHLEKESARSIADGAMMEAASICVGQMGPDQVYEGITFEDFLKMWQGIDIETKMHVRFLNMETIAHCY; this is encoded by the exons TCACCTCCGAGCAGATCGAGCACCTTCACCGGCGATTCAAGCAGCTGAGCCGGGACCAGCTGACGATCCG caaggagaatTTTGACAGCATCCCCGACCTGGAGTTCAACCCAATTAGGGGGAAAATCGTCCACGCCTTTTTCGACAAGCG GAACCTGCGGCCGGAGTCGGATGGGCTGGCGGACGAGATAAACTTCGAAGACTTCCTGACCATCATGTCCTACTTCAGACCCATCGAGATGAACATGGACGAGGAGCAGCTCGATCGCTTCCGCAAAGAGAAACTCAAAT tcCTCTTCCACATGTACGACTCAGACCACGATGGGAAGATCACGCTGCAGGAGTACAGAAAT GTGGTGGAGGAGCTGCTGTCGGGGAACCCCCACCTGGAGAAGGAGTCGGCGCGGTCCATCGCCGACGGGGCCATGATGGAGGCAGCCAGCATCTGTGTGGGACAAATG GGGCCGGACCAGGTCTATGAGGGCATCACCTTCGAAGACTTCCTTAAG ATGTGGCAGGGGATCGACATCGAAACCAAGATGCACGTCCGCTTCCTCAACATGGAGACCATCGCGCACTGCTACTGA
- the TESC gene encoding calcineurin B homologous protein 3 isoform X2, producing the protein MGSAHSVPAEMRELADRTGFTSEQIEHLHRRFKQLSRDQLTIRNLRPESDGLADEINFEDFLTIMSYFRPIEMNMDEEQLDRFRKEKLKFLFHMYDSDHDGKITLQEYRNVVEELLSGNPHLEKESARSIADGAMMEAASICVGQMGPDQVYEGITFEDFLKMWQGIDIETKMHVRFLNMETIAHCY; encoded by the exons TCACCTCCGAGCAGATCGAGCACCTTCACCGGCGATTCAAGCAGCTGAGCCGGGACCAGCTGACGATCCG GAACCTGCGGCCGGAGTCGGATGGGCTGGCGGACGAGATAAACTTCGAAGACTTCCTGACCATCATGTCCTACTTCAGACCCATCGAGATGAACATGGACGAGGAGCAGCTCGATCGCTTCCGCAAAGAGAAACTCAAAT tcCTCTTCCACATGTACGACTCAGACCACGATGGGAAGATCACGCTGCAGGAGTACAGAAAT GTGGTGGAGGAGCTGCTGTCGGGGAACCCCCACCTGGAGAAGGAGTCGGCGCGGTCCATCGCCGACGGGGCCATGATGGAGGCAGCCAGCATCTGTGTGGGACAAATG GGGCCGGACCAGGTCTATGAGGGCATCACCTTCGAAGACTTCCTTAAG ATGTGGCAGGGGATCGACATCGAAACCAAGATGCACGTCCGCTTCCTCAACATGGAGACCATCGCGCACTGCTACTGA